A stretch of the Gammaproteobacteria bacterium genome encodes the following:
- a CDS encoding RNA-binding protein: MGRKLYVGNLPYSATQQTLEETFGQCGTVDSANVITDRDTGQSKGFGFVEMSSSSEAQKAIQELNGTSLDGREIKVNEAKPKAPRDNRGGGGRW; encoded by the coding sequence ATGGGCAGAAAACTTTACGTCGGCAATTTGCCGTACTCAGCCACCCAGCAGACGCTGGAGGAAACATTTGGCCAATGCGGAACGGTCGATTCGGCCAATGTGATTACGGATCGTGATACGGGTCAGAGCAAGGGCTTTGGATTCGTCGAGATGTCGAGCAGCAGCGAGGCACAGAAGGCAATCCAGGAACTGAATGGCACTAGCCTCGACGGCCGCGAAATCAAAGTCAATGAAGCCAAGCCGAAAGCTCCACGGGACAACCGTGGTGGCGGCGGTCGCTGGTAG